One genomic region from Campylobacter sp. RM5004 encodes:
- the ileS gene encoding isoleucine--tRNA ligase, producing MDYKDTLLLPNTTFEMRANLYENEKKSFEKFSSFAYQQLRDKKAPKFVLHDGPPYANGHLHIGHALNKILKDTINKTRYFLANNSISYTPGWDCHGLPIEQQVEIKLKDKNPTIKEIHDACTDHANEFIAIQKKEFQDLGIIGDFEKPYLTMDFKFEANIYKTLLEVAKNGLLIQRSKPVYWSWAAKSALAEAEVEYEDKEDYSIFVAFALNDDAKEKLKSLGASESVLNNARAVIWTTTPWTLPANKAIALNKDELYVLGENGLIVAKKRLDDLADFEIKPVLEFKGDFLENTFALNPLNNNKSQFITGDHVLMDGGSGLVHTAPGHGEDDYYACLRYGIEVEMPVGDNGCYDENIKRLVPNKPELLGMHVFKANEVILELLGENLIKSSKFIHSYPFCWRTHKPIIYRATKQFFIAMDKEFYNGMTLRELALKSLDDVNFYPKAGKNRIGTMVANRPDWCISRQRSWGVPLAFFNDKSGNLIMDFELYEHLASIFEKEGVRVWWQKEIKDLLPANSKYKADELEKVTDILDVWFDSGSTFNAVLASGNYDIKTTQADMYLEGSDQHRGWFQSSLLLSVILNKQAPYKAVLTHGFTVDEKGRKMSKSLGNVIAPEQIAKNYGLEIFRLYITLCDYSTDVKLGESILKQTSEQYRKIRNTIRFLLANTSELKAYNYDFSELDKMILNKAYNVFELYKKSFLEYDFAKGMNALCTFLSADLSGVYLDVCKDSLYCDAKDDSKRTASITAMALILKKLLVLLAPVLTHTTNEACEHANKFIVGDIRSIFDLEDFDLKAFIKESKYDYEYLLKTRVKFYEQIDVLKKEKVIKSTLELNLSTDDETILGFKDAADFYSLSKIESLNDNEALASFELDGKKYKITKSSMHKCPRCWKYLSASDDSLCPRCEKVLK from the coding sequence ATGGATTATAAAGATACATTATTATTACCTAATACCACTTTTGAGATGAGAGCAAATCTTTATGAAAATGAAAAAAAGAGTTTTGAAAAATTTTCATCATTTGCATATCAGCAATTAAGAGATAAAAAAGCTCCGAAGTTTGTTTTACACGACGGACCTCCTTATGCTAACGGACATTTACATATAGGTCATGCTTTAAATAAAATCTTAAAAGATACTATCAATAAAACTAGATATTTTTTAGCAAATAATTCTATTAGCTATACTCCAGGTTGGGATTGCCATGGTTTGCCTATTGAACAACAAGTTGAAATTAAATTAAAGGATAAAAATCCAACTATAAAAGAAATTCACGACGCATGCACCGATCATGCTAATGAATTCATAGCTATTCAAAAGAAAGAATTTCAAGATTTAGGAATTATAGGAGATTTTGAAAAGCCTTATCTTACAATGGATTTTAAGTTTGAAGCAAATATTTATAAAACACTTTTAGAAGTAGCAAAAAACGGACTTTTAATTCAAAGAAGTAAGCCAGTTTATTGGAGTTGGGCTGCTAAGAGTGCTTTAGCTGAAGCTGAAGTTGAATATGAAGATAAAGAAGATTATTCAATTTTCGTAGCATTTGCACTAAATGATGATGCTAAAGAAAAATTAAAATCGCTTGGAGCAAGTGAAAGCGTTTTAAATAATGCAAGAGCTGTTATTTGGACTACTACTCCTTGGACGCTACCAGCAAATAAAGCAATAGCTTTAAATAAAGATGAGCTTTATGTATTAGGCGAAAATGGTCTTATCGTAGCTAAGAAAAGATTAGATGATTTAGCTGATTTTGAAATCAAACCTGTATTGGAATTTAAAGGAGATTTCTTAGAAAATACTTTCGCATTAAATCCACTAAATAATAATAAATCACAATTCATCACAGGCGATCATGTTTTAATGGATGGTGGTAGTGGTCTTGTTCATACTGCACCAGGACACGGAGAAGATGACTATTATGCTTGTCTTAGATATGGAATAGAAGTTGAAATGCCTGTTGGTGATAATGGTTGTTATGATGAAAATATTAAAAGATTAGTTCCAAATAAACCTGAATTACTTGGAATGCATGTATTTAAAGCAAATGAAGTAATACTTGAATTATTAGGCGAAAACCTAATAAAAAGCTCAAAATTCATTCACTCATATCCATTTTGTTGGAGAACCCACAAGCCTATAATTTATAGAGCTACAAAGCAATTTTTCATAGCTATGGATAAAGAATTTTACAATGGTATGACTTTAAGAGAATTAGCTTTAAAATCTTTAGACGATGTTAATTTTTATCCAAAAGCAGGAAAAAATAGAATCGGAACAATGGTTGCAAATCGCCCTGATTGGTGTATTTCAAGACAACGTTCTTGGGGTGTGCCTTTGGCTTTCTTTAATGATAAGTCAGGGAATTTGATTATGGATTTTGAACTTTACGAACATCTTGCAAGTATATTTGAAAAAGAAGGTGTAAGAGTTTGGTGGCAAAAAGAAATAAAAGACTTATTACCTGCTAATTCAAAATATAAAGCAGATGAATTAGAAAAAGTTACCGATATTTTAGACGTTTGGTTTGATAGTGGTTCTACATTTAATGCTGTTTTAGCTAGTGGAAATTACGATATTAAAACAACTCAAGCTGATATGTATTTAGAAGGAAGCGACCAGCATCGTGGATGGTTTCAAAGTTCATTATTACTAAGTGTAATTTTAAACAAACAAGCACCTTATAAAGCAGTTTTAACTCACGGATTTACCGTAGATGAAAAAGGTAGAAAAATGAGTAAGAGTTTAGGCAACGTAATAGCACCTGAACAAATTGCGAAAAATTACGGCTTAGAAATCTTTAGACTTTACATTACATTATGTGATTATTCAACTGATGTTAAATTAGGAGAAAGCATACTAAAACAAACTAGCGAGCAGTATAGAAAAATAAGAAATACAATAAGATTTTTATTAGCAAATACAAGCGAATTAAAAGCTTATAATTATGATTTTAGCGAACTTGATAAGATGATTTTAAATAAAGCTTATAATGTATTTGAACTTTATAAAAAATCTTTCTTAGAATATGATTTTGCTAAAGGAATGAATGCACTTTGCACTTTCTTAAGTGCTGATTTAAGTGGCGTTTATCTTGATGTTTGCAAAGATAGCTTATATTGCGATGCAAAAGATGATAGTAAAAGAACTGCATCAATTACAGCAATGGCTTTAATACTTAAAAAATTATTAGTTTTATTAGCACCTGTTTTAACTCATACTACAAACGAAGCTTGCGAACACGCAAATAAATTCATAGTAGGAGATATTAGAAGTATTTTTGATTTAGAAGACTTTGATTTAAAGGCTTTTATCAAAGAAAGTAAATATGATTATGAATACTTATTAAAAACTCGTGTTAAGTTTTATGAACAAATTGATGTTCTTAAAAAAGAAAAAGTTATAAAAAGCACATTAGAACTTAACTTATCAACCGATGATGAAACTATTTTAGGCTTTAAAGATGCAGCTGATTTTTATTCTTTAAGCAAAATAGAAAGCTTAAATGATAATGAAGCATTGGCAAGTTTTGAGCTAGATGGCAAAAAATACAAAATCACAAAATCAAGTATGCATAAATGCCCTAGATGTTGGAAATATTTAAGCGCTAGTGATGATAGCTTATGTCCTAGATGTGAAAAGGTTTTAAAATGA
- a CDS encoding CinA family protein: MKHLLIYFTKDLSFNNSFCNFVDRKLQEKNLITNSIIKLNDDDSKLNTLLEIDAKKYELITIIADEHSFSMINKILATLKECELFLVDDEFIVADTKVYQKNSVLIDLNGISINVLKASAFYLPEILHTAKANYDFLISDLDLESAEILLNTSVKPYGVNLNIFSILDNLLYVKVTTNEYSDEVGFLNSIKSLFPKKILFTNNIYKHIITKLKENNKKFSLAESCTGGMIASNFTKIDGASEVYEGSVVTYSNKSKKAWLNVDDFYLENGAVYSQNCSLAMANGVLKLTKANYTISCTGVLGANDDLGTKSGVVYISAVSDTGLILHERLELKGDRIYMQEQCSYACALLLCKLEKDLFFE, from the coding sequence ATGAAACATTTATTAATATATTTTACAAAAGATTTGAGTTTTAATAATTCATTTTGCAATTTTGTGGATAGAAAACTACAAGAAAAGAATTTAATAACTAATTCAATAATAAAATTAAATGATGATGATTCTAAATTAAACACGCTTTTAGAAATTGATGCAAAAAAATATGAATTAATCACAATAATTGCAGATGAGCATTCTTTTTCAATGATTAATAAAATACTTGCAACCTTAAAAGAATGCGAATTATTTTTAGTTGATGATGAATTCATTGTAGCTGATACTAAAGTTTATCAAAAAAACTCAGTTTTAATTGATTTAAATGGTATTTCAATTAATGTTTTAAAGGCTAGTGCTTTTTATTTGCCTGAGATTTTACATACAGCAAAAGCAAATTATGATTTTTTAATAAGTGATTTGGACTTAGAAAGTGCTGAAATTTTATTAAATACTAGCGTTAAACCTTATGGGGTAAATCTTAATATATTTTCAATTTTGGATAATTTATTGTATGTAAAAGTTACTACTAATGAATATTCTGATGAAGTAGGGTTTTTAAACTCAATCAAATCATTATTTCCTAAAAAAATACTTTTTACAAACAATATTTATAAACATATAATCACAAAGTTAAAAGAAAATAATAAAAAATTTAGCCTTGCAGAAAGCTGCACCGGTGGAATGATAGCAAGCAATTTTACTAAGATTGATGGTGCTAGTGAAGTTTATGAAGGAAGTGTGGTAACTTATTCAAATAAGAGCAAAAAAGCTTGGCTTAATGTAGATGATTTTTATTTAGAAAATGGTGCTGTATATTCTCAAAATTGTTCTTTAGCAATGGCTAATGGGGTTTTAAAACTTACAAAGGCAAATTACACTATATCTTGCACTGGAGTATTAGGTGCAAATGATGATTTAGGAACTAAAAGCGGTGTTGTTTATATAAGCGCTGTTAGTGATACAGGATTAATTTTACATGAAAGATTAGAGCTAAAAGGTGATAGAATTTATATGCAAGAGCAATGCTCTTATGCTTGTGCTTTATTATTATGTAAATTAGAAAAGGATTTATTCTTTGAATGA
- a CDS encoding uroporphyrinogen-III synthase, with protein MIYVVGLKNESNIKSIFVNEIIFNEFSINDDFSVAIFTSKNAVKACEINNINLKNKKIFSIGSATTNYLNEIGLNVFYTGSTAHASEFKYEILPLLKSEKCVYFKALQIISDLDEFLYKNNIDLRCVVSYSNHRLKAPLGNDFMPFNEEIKEDDILIFLAPSGVRDFAYFYDFFPKNIIAIGKSTQKALSDLKINSIIPAYPTLDECLKLAQDLKKLS; from the coding sequence ATGATTTATGTAGTTGGCTTAAAAAATGAAAGTAATATTAAAAGTATTTTTGTAAATGAAATTATTTTTAATGAATTTAGCATAAATGATGATTTTAGTGTAGCTATATTTACAAGCAAAAATGCTGTAAAAGCTTGTGAAATTAATAATATTAATTTAAAAAATAAAAAGATTTTTAGCATAGGTAGTGCAACTACAAATTATTTAAATGAAATTGGTTTAAATGTATTTTATACAGGCAGCACTGCGCACGCAAGTGAGTTTAAATACGAGATTTTACCTTTGCTTAAAAGTGAAAAATGTGTTTATTTTAAGGCTTTGCAAATTATTAGCGATTTAGATGAGTTTTTATATAAAAACAACATTGATTTAAGATGCGTTGTATCATATTCTAACCATAGATTAAAAGCGCCTTTAGGCAATGATTTTATGCCTTTTAATGAAGAGATTAAAGAAGATGATATTTTGATTTTTTTAGCACCTTCTGGGGTTAGAGATTTTGCTTATTTTTATGATTTTTTTCCAAAAAATATAATAGCAATTGGTAAAAGCACTCAAAAAGCTTTAAGTGATTTAAAAATAAATTCAATTATTCCAGCTTATCCAACTCTTGATGAATGCTTAAAGCTAGCTCAAGATTTAAAAAAGCTTTCGTGA
- a CDS encoding aminotransferase class V-fold PLP-dependent enzyme, with the protein MQIEELKSDIILDENTKYFDYTASALALKSIELKMQNILKTYANTHSDSAKNSKLTSKYYKDAKNYIKQSLGLSKDYSLIACGSGSSAAIKKFQELLGIYVPPLVKEKYFKNIDKSTLPLVIVSAMEHHSNELSFKEGLCECIRLNSRDFNSDLYELERICKKNSHRKLIFSFNAVSNITGIRANLNKISEIAKKYKAILAIDASAAIPYENIEIPYDALFFSGHKMLGGVGTSGFLAIKNDYIGSIPTFAAGGTVGYVSRSNYEFLSDFESLEEGGTPAILQVIKSELAFRIRDNIGIKTIKEKENELKEYFLNAIKKVQFKYKITIYAMNVKDRLPIFSLNSLGISPYDLAKVLSDDFGIETRAGCACAGPYAHDLMNLVDNQNFNAKPGFLRISLHYTHDFNDIDYLINALCKSIEKLNKNLK; encoded by the coding sequence ATGCAAATAGAAGAGCTAAAAAGCGACATAATTTTAGATGAAAATACCAAATATTTTGATTATACTGCAAGTGCTTTAGCTTTAAAATCAATTGAACTTAAAATGCAAAATATTTTAAAAACTTACGCAAACACTCACTCAGATAGCGCTAAGAATTCTAAGCTTACAAGCAAATATTATAAAGACGCAAAAAACTATATAAAACAAAGTTTAGGGCTTAGCAAGGATTATAGCTTGATTGCTTGTGGGAGTGGCTCTAGTGCTGCTATTAAAAAATTTCAAGAATTACTTGGTATTTATGTGCCGCCTTTAGTTAAAGAAAAATATTTTAAAAATATAGATAAAAGTACTTTACCATTAGTGATAGTAAGTGCAATGGAGCATCATTCAAATGAACTTAGTTTTAAAGAGGGTTTGTGTGAGTGTATTAGGCTTAATTCAAGGGATTTTAATAGTGATTTATACGAATTAGAGCGAATTTGTAAAAAAAACTCTCATAGAAAATTAATCTTTAGCTTTAATGCAGTAAGTAACATAACAGGCATTAGAGCAAATCTTAATAAAATTAGCGAAATTGCAAAAAAATATAAAGCTATTTTAGCAATTGATGCAAGTGCTGCAATTCCTTATGAAAATATTGAAATACCTTATGATGCTTTATTTTTTTCAGGTCATAAAATGCTTGGTGGAGTAGGAACAAGTGGATTTTTAGCTATTAAAAATGATTATATAGGAAGCATTCCAACTTTTGCAGCAGGTGGAACGGTTGGCTATGTTAGTAGAAGTAATTATGAGTTTTTAAGTGATTTTGAAAGCCTTGAAGAGGGTGGAACTCCTGCTATTTTACAAGTGATTAAAAGTGAATTAGCTTTTAGAATTCGTGATAATATAGGCATAAAAACGATTAAAGAAAAAGAAAATGAATTAAAAGAATATTTTTTAAATGCTATTAAAAAAGTTCAATTTAAATATAAAATCACTATTTATGCTATGAATGTAAAAGATAGGCTTCCGATTTTTTCTCTTAATTCTTTAGGAATAAGTCCTTATGATTTAGCTAAGGTTTTAAGCGATGATTTTGGGATTGAGACTAGGGCAGGGTGTGCGTGTGCTGGTCCTTATGCGCATGATTTGATGAATCTAGTTGATAATCAAAACTTTAATGCAAAACCTGGATTTTTAAGAATTAGCCTTCATTATACGCATGATTTTAATGATATTGATTATTTAATAAATGCACTTTGCAAAAGTATTGAGAAATTAAACAAGAATTTGAAATAG
- a CDS encoding glycosyl transferase family 90 has product MSRMIMNIKGLSSLMIPRVFFTNKLKNKLSLVQNLKPVELEKIKHRFNYYNNINDFFEVLPIKDIEHASLKDNLLKNTSYSFDFYKVSKYFSKDFKVNKFFYDCGTEFKTTITKSRPINSSNVILKLDGRRHFCFLKDNIDFKNKLDLAVFRGACLQKNRIDFMNKFKDSNRLNLGNVIKSNRGGYLSKEEQLKYKFIISLEGWDVATNLKWIMSSNSIAITPRLKYETWFMEGRLIPNEHFLLIKDDFSDIFDVMDNALSNNDLVKNIIRNQNEYIKQFLDFKTEELIGILVLAKYFYFSNQLKLDNFILDLFKD; this is encoded by the coding sequence ATGAGTAGAATGATAATGAATATTAAAGGTTTGTCTTCTTTGATGATACCAAGAGTGTTTTTTACAAATAAGTTAAAAAATAAGTTAAGTTTAGTTCAAAACTTAAAGCCAGTAGAATTAGAAAAGATTAAACACAGGTTTAATTATTATAATAATATAAATGATTTTTTTGAAGTTTTACCAATAAAGGATATCGAACATGCAAGTTTAAAAGATAACTTGCTTAAAAACACATCTTATTCTTTTGATTTTTATAAAGTTAGCAAATATTTTTCAAAAGATTTTAAAGTAAATAAATTTTTTTATGATTGTGGGACTGAATTCAAAACAACAATTACAAAATCAAGACCAATAAATAGTTCTAATGTTATTTTAAAACTTGATGGTAGAAGACATTTTTGCTTTTTAAAAGATAATATAGATTTTAAAAATAAATTAGATTTAGCCGTATTTAGAGGTGCTTGTCTTCAGAAAAATAGAATAGATTTTATGAATAAATTTAAAGATAGTAATAGATTAAATTTAGGAAATGTAATTAAATCTAATAGGGGGGGGTATTTAAGCAAAGAAGAGCAGCTTAAATATAAATTTATTATTTCTCTTGAAGGTTGGGATGTAGCTACAAATTTAAAATGGATTATGAGTTCAAATTCAATTGCAATTACTCCAAGATTAAAATATGAAACTTGGTTTATGGAAGGAAGATTAATTCCAAACGAGCATTTTTTATTAATTAAAGATGATTTTAGTGATATATTTGATGTTATGGATAATGCTTTAAGTAATAATGATTTGGTAAAAAATATAATCAGAAATCAAAATGAGTATATTAAACAATTTTTAGATTTCAAAACCGAAGAACTTATCGGTATTTTAGTTTTAGCAAAATATTTTTATTTTTCTAATCAGCTAAAGCTCGATAATTTTATACTTGATTTATTTAAAGATTGA